In Sulfuricurvum sp. IAE1, one DNA window encodes the following:
- a CDS encoding glycine zipper domain-containing protein, with protein sequence MKKSRTKAILGVSALLLSMQAHAAQIDGSAVLGSAIGAAAGSAVGSAVGGKEGAVIGGGLGGAVGAAAGSSKSSVQPSAQVRVGTSAVAVDDDRGHRDNGLHKGHHKHKHKHKH encoded by the coding sequence ATGAAAAAAAGCCGTACAAAAGCCATTCTCGGAGTATCGGCTCTGCTGCTGAGCATGCAGGCTCATGCCGCTCAGATTGACGGTTCGGCCGTGTTGGGCAGCGCGATCGGAGCAGCGGCGGGATCGGCTGTGGGATCGGCGGTCGGAGGCAAAGAGGGTGCGGTGATCGGCGGAGGGCTCGGCGGTGCCGTCGGCGCTGCGGCCGGAAGCAGCAAATCCTCAGTTCAGCCTTCTGCCCAGGTGCGGGTAGGAACATCGGCCGTTGCGGTGGATGATGATCGGGGACATCGCGATAACGGCCTGCATAAGGGACACCACAAACACAAGCATAAACACAAACATTGA